A window from Fragaria vesca subsp. vesca linkage group LG5, FraVesHawaii_1.0, whole genome shotgun sequence encodes these proteins:
- the LOC101314858 gene encoding HMG-Y-related protein A-like has product MKPDPNAPPKHGRGRPPKPKVPRAEGAAAMVSSPLRPHGRPPKAKDLFFPTPIVQSSTSGGGSGRPRGRPLKKAKTAPANAPAALTSGGGSGAPRGRGRPPKVKPSVAPVGC; this is encoded by the coding sequence ATGAAGCCTGACCCCAACGCGCCGCCTAAGCACGGCCGTGGCCGTCCTCCCAAGCCGAAGGTCCCGAGGGCTGAAGGAGCTGCTGCCATGGTTTCCTCGCCTCTGAGGCCACATGGCAGGCCTCCCAAGGCTAAGGATCTGTTTTTCCCGACTCCGATTGTCCAGAGCTCGACCTCGGGAGGAGGGTCAGGCAGGCCACGTGGCCGTCCTTTGAAGAAGGCCAAGACTGCTCCGGCTAACGCTCCTGCTGCTCTGACGAGTGGTGGTGGTAGTGGTGCTCCTAGAGGGAGAGGCAGGCCACCGAAAGTGAAGCCCTCCGTGGCTCCGGTGGGTTGCTGA